A window of Ipomoea triloba cultivar NCNSP0323 chromosome 2, ASM357664v1 contains these coding sequences:
- the LOC116010639 gene encoding probable pectate lyase 18: MRQHTMPILLFFFLSSLLAASLVAPSPVHDPDAIAQQVDRSIENATRRNLGYLSCGTGNPIDDCWRCDPNWEKNRQRLADCAIGFGKNAIGGKDGKIYTVTESGNDDPVNPKPGTLRYGVIQEEPLWIIFARDMTIQLKEELIMNSFKTIDGRGASVHIAGGPCITVQYVTNVIIHGVHIHDCKQGGNAMVRSSPTHYGWRTLSDGDGVSIFGSSHIWVDHCSLSNCRDGLIDAIEGSTAITISNNFMTHHDKVMLLGASDSYVQDKNMQVTIAFNHFGEGLVQRMPRCRHGYFHVVNNDYTHWEMYAIGGSANPTINSQGNRFLAPDARFSKEVTKHEDAPESEWKNWNWRTEGDLMLNGAFFTTSGAGASSSYARASSLSARPSSVVSSLTSGAGVLSCRKGSRC, encoded by the exons ATGAGACAACACACAATGCCAAtcctccttttcttcttcttgtcttCTCTCCTTGCTGCTTCCCTCGTCGCCCCCTCCCCCGTACACGACCCCGACGCCATTGCTCAACAAGTCGATAG gagtaTTGAAAATGCAACGAGGAGGAACTTGGGGTATCTTTCGTGCGGAACAGGGAATCCGATCGACGACTGCTGGCGGTGCGACCCGAACTGGGAGAAAAACCGGCAGAGATTAGCCGACTGCGCGATCGGGTTCGGCAAGAACGCAATCGGCGGGAAAGACGGGAAAATTTACACGGTGACGGAATCCGGGAACGACGACCCGGTGAACCCGAAGCCGGGGACGCTCCGGTACGGCGTGATCCAGGAGGAGCCGCTGTGGATCATCTTCGCGCGGGATATGACGATCCAGCTGAAGGAGGAGCTGATCATGAACTCGTTCAAGACGATCGACGGGCGGGGCGCCAGCGTGCACATAGCGGGTGGGCCCTGCATAACGGTGCAGTACGTGACGAACGTGATCATCCACGGGGTCCACATCCACGACTGCAAGCAGGGCGGGAACGCGATGGTGAGGTCGTCGCCGACCCACTACGGGTGGCGGACGCTGTCGGACGGGGACGGGGTGTCCATCTTCGGGTCGAGCCATATTTGGGTGGACCACTGCTCGCTGTCTAACTGCCGGGACGGGCTGATCGACGCCATAGAGGGGTCCACCGCAATCACCATTTCCAACAATTTCATGACGCACCATGATAAAGTCATGCTTTTGGGCGCCAGCGATTCCTACGTCCAAGACAAGAACATGCAGGTCACCATTGCTTTCAACCACTTCGGTGAAGGCCTTGTTCAAAGAATGCCCAG GTGTCGGCACGGGTACTTCCATGTGGTGAACAATGACTACACCCATTGGGAAATGTATGCTATTGGAGGGAGTGCTAACCCAACTATCAACAGTCAAGGCAACAGATTCCTTGCCCCTGATGCCAGGTTTAGCAAAGAG GTAACGAAGCATGAGGATGCACCCGAGAGCGAATGGAAGAATTGGAATTGGAGAACAGAAGGGGACTTAATGTTGAATGGGGCATTTTTCACAACATCAGGTGCCGGGGCCTCGTCGAGCTATGCCAGGGCTTCCAGTTTGAGCGCAAGGCCTTCTTCGGTTGTTAGCTCCCTTACTTCAGGCGCCGGTGTGCTCTCTTGCCGGAAGGGTTCTCGATGCTAG
- the LOC116011135 gene encoding protein MHF2 homolog: protein METDKNSTFDPDLVHEIFKLVWRRRAADREKNDLPQTMDTEIVGAASASRKNRPTFANATALKLSCELLRVFVAEAVQRAAVIAEAEGTNRIEATHLERILPQLLLDF from the exons ATGGAAACCGACAAGAATTCCACTTTTGATCCT GACTTGGTTCACGAAATCTTCAAGCtcgtttggagaagaagagctGCTG ATCGCGAGAAAAATGATCTACCCCAAACTATGGACACCGAAATTGTCGGAGCAGCTAGCGCCTCCAGGAAAAATCGCCCTACTTTTG CTAATGCAACTGCACTGAAGCTGAGCTGTGAGCTGCTCCGAGTTTTTGTTGCAG AAGCTGTGCAGCGTGCTGCTGTTATTGCTGAAGCTGAAGGTACTAATAGAATTGAAGCAACACATTTAGAGAGGATACTTCCACAGctgcttttagatttttaa